The following nucleotide sequence is from Cricetulus griseus strain 17A/GY chromosome 9, alternate assembly CriGri-PICRH-1.0, whole genome shotgun sequence.
agaaagaaaggaagaaagaaaccggCTGGGAGACTGCTCAAGTGACAGTAAAAGCACACACTGTGCTCACATGAGGACCAGGATTTGGGTCCTGgcaagcagaaaaaaaaccaagTGTGGCTGTGGCCGTGGCTGTGGCTACGCATGCCTGCAACTCCCATGCTTAGGtgcaggagtggagggagggcCGAGACAGGAGGTGGAAAGAATTCCCCCTGGCCCGTGCAGCTGACCCACTGCTGGTAGTTGCAATTGCCAGCTGGAACAGCAGCTGCTTAAGGAGCAGCCATTGTGCAGAAAGAAACACAACATTGGGAAGTGTGAGTCCAGAGCACCCCACAGGTTAGGACAGATGTGGTGTGCTGTGGGAGTGAGTATGAGGTCCAGAGCTGAGGCAAAGTCAGTCTCAGGTAGGATTGTGAAAAAGACGACAACTTTTAGGGACCTTCCATTGAAGTCTTCTGGTCCTGCTATATaactcaggattcaaaggttgaggtgaaaTCCTGTTAGCTCAGAGAGGTTGCTCACGTCTTCCAAAGAAAGGGGGGGCATCATTCTGCTCAGCCCCCATTAAAGAACCCTCGCTACGCTTAGTtcctaccacttcctgtcagctagttgctgactcgGCCTCCTGAACccagattaattttatttaactaaaCACTCGTCATATGTCTTTACGTGATTAAAGAAAGCAGCAGAAACAGTTAACACAACTTTACACAGTTACAATAATAGTCCACAGCATCCCAAGGCATCCTGCAGACCTCTGGCTATCCCAAAAGGACTCAGCCCTGCTGCTTATGGTTTAACATCCCCACCCCATGAAACACCCTCTCCCCCACTGAACTTGTGAGCCCTCCACAATGAGGACTGAGCCCATCTCTGTCACCACGGTGTCACCAGAATCACGGAGCACAGTCAGCTTTGTAAATGACGAGTAAAATCTGAGGGAGCCAACAAGATGGGCCCATTaatgggtaaaggagcttgctgtgcaagcctaacAAGAGTCAATCCTGGGACCCATGGAAAtgtggaaggcaagaactgactctACAGCCAGGTAGGcggtggcggtgcatgcctttagtcccagcactcgggaggcagaggcaggcagacctctgtgagttcgaggccagcctgcccAGAAGACTGCATACCGAGATATACAGGCTATCCTTTCTGCCTTTTATTCTCCATTCAGACATGAGACACTGCTTTTGAAAGCAAACTgtagtttgtttgatttttttttagtttgttttgttttttttctctttgggggcaTGCCACCCgtctcctaaataaataaataaattaaataaataaataaataaatggagacttATTGTTACtaatgaatgcctggccttaggttGGCTTGTTCCTTGCTAGATTTCCTAacttatcctgtttctctttaactatgtttttatctttctttatatatctatatatctttcgttccttcttattctgtggctgactgaatggctgggtggctggcccctggcatcctcttctcctcctcttgtcACTCCTCCCGTTCTCTCCAGcctagatttttttcctcctatttattctctctgcctggcggccccatctatttctctctcctgcctggctgtcaGCTGCTGAGCTTTTTATTAGACCCGTCAGGTGTTTTAGGAAAGCaaggtaacacagcttcacagagttaggCAAACGTTAGCATTAAAGAACACATCTTTCCACCGAATAAACGAACTAGCACATCTTAAGCTGATATTCCACAATTCCAAGCGTCGGTAGCTCACGCCTGTCACCCAGGatttgggagcctgaggcagaaagatcacaagttctAGCCAGCCCGGCCTCACAGCCCCTTTCTCAAGACAACAAAGCAGACGGGGACACGGCTCAGATGTTGAGAACACTGGCTccgggagaagggaactgggattgtcatgtaataaaaccttatttgtaattcaaataaaaaatgatttaaaaaaagaaaggaaggaaggaaggaagaaagaaaaaaaagaaagaaagaaaggaaagaaagaaagaaagaaagaaagaaagaaagaaagaaagaaagaaagaaagaaagaaagaaagaaagaaagaaagaaaagaaagaaacactggCTCCCGTCCCGAGAATCCCGGTTTAATTCCCCTCACCCACACGGCGGCTCTCAGCCATCCCTAACCTGACTTCTGGTCCTTGCGCCGAGACCTAGAAGCGGGAGGCTGCGCCGTCGCCTTGGCAACCGGTGACGTCGGCGTCGCGCCCGTGACGTCAGGCCCGCGCGCCGGGCTTGAAAGAAGAGTCGCGGGCGGGAAGAGCTCTTTGACAGCCATGGAGGACCTGAGGCAGAAAGTGCGGGAGCTTAGTCGCTGGGCTGCGGAGGAGATGGAGGCGCCCCGGGCGGCCGTCCCCGGGGAGCCGGCGCTGCGCAGGTGGGACGCGCATCCTGGGGTCCGCAGCCCTCGGGGCGCTGCAGAAGGAGTGGGGGGGCCCGGGTGGCGATCCCGGGGACCCCGCGTAATTCAGGCAGGGCCCCTGGCGCCTGCGGCGGCGGTCCAGGGCTAACGGGGTCCCCGCAGCACCGCACCCTCAGCAAAGGGGACACCGGGGACACCGGGGACACCGGGCCCTTGGCAGGGGCCGTCCTGCGGGGGCCGTGTCTGCAGGGACAGTGACCCCTGATCGCCCCCGTTAGGAAAGGCCGTTTCCTGCGGGGAGACTTGGGCATCCCCCTCCGGAAGTGGCCTCAGGCCAGCCCTCTCCCTCAAGACAGAGGGAAGGCCGCTGTGGCATGGGAATAGCCTCACGCTCCGAGAGAGAGAAGCCCGCCCTCTCTTTGGCACCCTCCGCCCCCAGGAGCACGGGCCCCTCCTCCCAGAAGTGGGAACTCTCGGGACTGccctcctctaccaccaccaccaccactgtggGATGGTGGAGGGTCTTCCTCCTCCTGGGCGATAGCCCCAAGCGTACCTTATGCCCTGTCTCTTCAGGATGTGTCTGGGCCAGGGGGCCGACATCTGGGCCTACATTGTGCAGCACGTGCGTAGCCAAAGGTAAGCCAAGCCGGTGCAGGGAGGGGAAGCCATAGTCAAAGGCCTCAGCaactcttcttcctctgtctctccaatGCAGGAGTGTCAAGACGGTCCGGGGAAACCTCCTCTGGTAACTGTTTCTTTAtgtcacacacacccccacccccccaccaccccccaccacccccgTCTTCCCCAGTCCCGTCTAGCCATGCCCTCGtccatagcctctgcttcctgccctcTACTCTGGAAGCCCCAGCCATCCCCTAACTCTGCTCTCATTTCTTTAGGTATGGCCATCAGGACAATTCAAAGGTGAGAAGCCTGTGCTGTAAGATTTCTCCTTCAACCAAAAAAGAGCTTGCAAACATTTGGCTCTCGGCCCCAGAGGTGCTGGATGTCAGGGGCCCTGTGTCTCCAAACAGCCCAGATCTTTGCAGTCCCAGCATTTGTAACCAGGGGGAGACAGGCACAAGCTGGGTAATATAGGGAGCTGAACCATTACTGGTAGCTGGGGAGTCGCAACTGCCAATCAGGACAGCAGTTGCTTAAAAGGGAGCTGCTAAATTTAATGACAAACGTCAATGGGGAAAGGATGGGTTTGGGAGCTGCTAAGGGGCACAAAAAAGAAGTCAAGACTGGGAGGAAGACACTAGAGAGATGGTCAACAATTAAGGGCACTTGGTGCTTTTgaagaggaccccagttcagatCCCAGTATCCAGAGCAGATGGCTAGCAACCAATTGTAttttcagttctaggggatccaacacctggCCTCCACTGGTGtgcacaagacacacacacacacacacacacacacacatattttttttgaagattaagacagaagctgggtgtggtggtcgttagtattcaggcatctgtactggcctgtccctaattaaaaaaaaaaaaaacaaaacaaaaaaaacatggcgtctttctctcaagagccacttttcttaaattacagtaGTGGTActtgccttttatcccagcacttggacgCTGAAGCAAAAggactgtgagtttaaggctaggcTGAGCTagttacatagcaaaaccctgtctcgataagaaaaagcatttgacagaGATATGGGAGATACCACACAGAAAACCAAGAAGATTGTGAGGTAATCCCAGGAGGGAGAGAGCCAGCTAGACTCTTAGTGCTTCTGTGCCATCCATCCCAGAAGGTAGTCCAGCCAGGCTGGGCCCCAATAAGTCCCTCTGACCCTGTACCTGATCCCACCAGGTCCGTCGGAAGTTGGAGCTGGAAGCCACTGTGGCCCGCCTGCGTGCAGAGAGCCAAAAGCTAGACCAGAGCCTGGAGCTGATGGATCAAGAGACTGAGGCTCAGGGTGACTTATGGGGCCAGCCAAATGGGCAGTGAAACCCTGGATGGGGGAGGTGCTGACCACACCCCTGTTCCTCCCACAGACATGACTATAGCACAGACACTGCAGAGCCTGAAAGAAACCCAGCATCGAACGCTTCTCCTCCAGGCCAAAGGCAGGGCTGTGCAAAGGCAGCAGTGTGGGCTGCAAGGTCCCATGAAGAGGCTACAGAATCAGCTCAGTCACCTGCAGGACATGCAAAGGTGGGGCTCAGCCTCCCCAGGGAGCTTAGACCTTCTCCTCAGAGACCCCGGTCGGTGGTCTGCCTgctccctttctgcttccagaaTTCTGAGCTTCCAGCTGTAACATAAGGGCCATCAGCATAAGGAGTTCTATTATCTTGGGCACCTGGATTTCTAAGATTTACGGAAGGGCGATAATGTTCAACGTCTCTAGTTAGTGTAAGAATTAGGTGAATCTGAATCCGGGAAAGTGCTCAGATGTCTGCCAGCTGTTCTGAATGTGACAGGAAAGTGTCACGCCGGGGAGGATTTGGAATAGTGCCGCTACACTCTTTGAGTCTCATGAGggcattgttttttattttatgtgggtgtttAGCCAGCGCGCATGTCTGTGCAACAtgggtgtgcctggtgccctcagaagccaaaagagggcattggctccTCCGGAACTGaaagctgccacgtgggtgctgggaatccaacccgggtctggaagagcagcccgtgctcttgccctctgagccatctctccccccCACGTAGCTGTTTTCTGGAGTAGCGCTCGGCGTTCGACCTTAGACCTCACTTGTActaagcaaatgctttaccactgagctacaacccttCCCCTTTGTTTGGTTCtggttttagacagggtttctgtagaccaggctgcccccaAAGGGACAGCGATCCatttgcctccaagtgctgggatcaaagctgtgcaccaccacgcccaatCCTTGCCCCGTTGCTTGTTCGTCTGAAGACTTATTTATTGTCttcacttatgtgtatgtgtgtgcctgtgggagTTGATGTGCACcacaggtgcccatggaagccagggggcatcagatcctctggagctgggcttacagacagatgtgagccactgaATATGGTtcacaaacccaggtcctgtgcaagagcggtaggtgctcttaaccatggagccatctctccggccccagcatgcccccccccttttttttttagtttctagaAAACTTGAGACAACGTCATACTGAgttacctaggctggccttaaatttggtTGCAAGCAGGGCAGCTGTGTCAGCTCTCCATGGTAACTGGGATGATAGGCCTGTGCCAGGCCCAGCCAgatctagttttctttcttaatgttttgagacagtagTAGTTCAGGCTGGCAgccctggcacttactctgtagcccagggggctggagagatgtctcagaggttaagagctctttcagaggacctgggttcaattcccactacCCGCTGgcagctcactgtgtagcccaggttgacttcAGACTTTCAGGGATCTTCCcgtctcaacctcctgagtgtgagttctcaacccatgggtcacGCCTCCCTTGCATCAGGAGACCCTTTCACCGTGGTCACCTGAGGCCATTAGAAGACAGATAACGAGGCGGCTAGTGTAGGAGATGACGGTAGCCTGATCCGAGAGACAGCCCATGAGAGCCAGTGGAGGGGGAAACACAGACAACTGTTCTCCCTCGGACTCCATTCCAGTTCCACTCTTCCTTGCAGGAAAGCCAAAGTGGACGTAGCCTTTGGACCTCCTGTGTCAGCAGCACCAGCACTAGAGCCTGGGGTGTTGGTGAGAGTCCTGGGCTGTGCAGGAGCTGTGAGGTGTCAGGGACCAAGCAGAGGCCTGGAACCCACTTGTCCTCTTCCCCCTAGTGTGATGTCCAGACAGCCTGCTCCCTCCGGACCCAGTTCCTGCAGAACCTTCTCATTCCCCAGGCCAGGGGAGGCAGCATCCTGTGAGTGTCCACAAGATCCAGGACCCTGGGAAGGCCCTGGGCGTGAGGGCCAGGGAGATCTCTGGTTTATAAATTATTCAAGACTGGATTTCTGGAGTATGTCCTGTTAGGGTGAGGAAGAGGCAGACCCACGGTAGACAGCAACAGCTAGGTGATGAGGgctgtgtttggggtggggaggcCCCTTACCCAGCTGGGGCGTGAGGGTGGGGGCTCTGGTGAGGAGACTTAATTAGGGGGAAGGGTTAAGAACTGGCTTGTAATGGCTCCCGGGACAGCAAGTTCAGATACTTGGGGAGCTCAAGTTTAGTGATCACATATGGACTCAGTGTCCTTGTCTGTACACTGGGCACAAGGAAAGCGCCTACTTACGTGTAGTGGTGATAATTAGAGGGTAATTGGTGTGTCCTACCGCATTTCCTCTTGTCCCCTTACCCAAATCCACCGAAGCCCTCAGGATGATGACCACTTCAGAAGTTCCCATCAGCAGTGGCTGAGCTCAGTTGAGGTGAGAGGGCAgggctgctgggaaagggaaccGCCTCCTGCTGCTGAGACTTCCAGTTGCCCGCCCCTAACCATCTACCCAGAAGTCATTTCCCTGGAGACCTGGCCTGCATCCCTGCATTACcatcctgccctgatttcccacTTTGTCCCTCCCTACCAGACCCTGCTGACAAACCACCCTGCAGGCCACATCCTGGCTGCCTTGAAGTACCTGGCTGCAGAGCGGGAGAAAGAGATCTGGTCCCTGTGTAGTGGGGATGGGCTCAAAGAAGAGGCGCCGTCCAGGTGTGCAGCAAATGTCCCTAGAGCCAGGAGCGGCATCGGCACCCTGCACGGGGTGGAAATAAATGGCAGCCGACAGCTGGGGAGGGGAAGACTAATGTTGACGACCGCACTCGTCAAGACAAGAATAGAGGGCTGCTCCTTCAGCTGTTCTGTCCCCACCCAGCCCCCAGGCGCCAGAGCCATCAAGCTCCCGCCAGGCCCTGCCACCCGTTGTTCATCTCATCCAGGTAACCCTGAGACACTTCCCTAAGACCCACCGAACCCCTCTCCCCATGGACCAGCCACGCCCACACAGACCTTGTACCCCCAGGAGGGCTGGCAGGCCATAGGTGCACTATATACCGAGAGGAATGTCCTCCTGGAGGAGCATCAAGCCCTGACTGGCCGCCTCCAGAGCCtggtggaggaggtggtgggaAGACATGCTCCGGGGTCCAGTGAGAGGTACAGAGCATCCTCCAGCAGAGTCCTCTCCCGAGAGGTTGCGTTACTGCATGCTGTCGACTCTGGGGCCCCacactcctcctccctctcctggtgCTTCTTTCCTGTGTTTGGGGTTCCTCGTGGCTCCCTGAGGATCTCATCTCCCCAATGTGGCTGCCAGTCTCTGCTGTCTTcgcttcctccccaccccctaggAAAGCACTGCTGCTGGGGCTTAAGTGCAGTGGCCGGAAGGCAGAGCTCACGTCTCTTCGTGCCCAGTGCCAGGAACTGAAGAATGCGGTTGGGTCCCGGAAACTTCTGCTTCGAGAGCTGCAGGCCAAGCAGCAGCAGATCTTGCGGTGGCGTCAGCTGGTGGTGAGAGGCTGGGCCTGTGGGTGGGTCAGAGTGGAGGTGTGAGGCCTAGAGACGCAGAGCTGGGCCTCCGGggcctgagaagatggctcagcgttaagagtactggctgcacTGGACggtggcggcgcacacctttatcccaacactccacagcctggtctacagagctacttctaggctacacaaagaaaccctgtcttgaaaaaaagtaaTACTGGATATTCTTCCAAacagcctgggttcaattcccagcacctacatggcagctcattgGTGGGACATCAGTTCCCGGGGCtccgatgccctcttttggcctctggggGTATTATGCACTTAGTCCATAGACAtctatacaggcaaaacacccgtgcacataaaataaaaacaaataactctAAAAACGTTTTAAGGGGTAGGGAGGGgaggaacaaacaaatgaactggGCCTCTATGTGGGGAGGGGACCCAAGGTGAGACTCCCGTGAAGAAGAAGCAGGACCTCCACCCTGTAAGACGGGGCGGGCAGCTCTGGGCAGTGGGAAGAACAGGCGCCTAGGGTCATGGGGCCTCCTGATTCTCCAGGAGGAGACCCAGGAACGGATCCGCCTGCTCATCAAGGATAACTCGGTCAGCAAGACCCGCCTGAGCCAGGGCCCAGAGGAGGTGAGGTGAATGTCGAGCCAGGCTTGGCTAGAGAGGGGTGGGGCTAGAGAGGGTGGGTCCAGACCGCCCCACCCACCCTCTTCGCCCCACCCACCCTCTTCGCCCCACCCACCCTCTTCGCCCCACCCACCCTCTTCGCCCCACAGGTGCTGGCTCTGATGCAGCAGAAGGTCGTTCCCACCTCAGAGGCGGTGGCACCCCAGAGCCAGGAACTGCTCCACTGCTTAAAGAAAGAAGCCCAACACCTACCCCACATTCAGCTGGGCCCCCTGCTGAGGTACCATGCCAAAGGGTGAGACTGGGGCTAGCCCTGTCTTCCCTATGACACACCACTCAACTGGGTAACTCCAGGGCTAGGTTCAGGTAGACGAGAGCCACACTCTGAGGAAATAAAGGTGATCAAGAAGACATCTGACATCCACCTTGGGCCAccacacacgtgcatgtgcacgtgcacacaggGTCCCCAGACTGCCAAACCTCACCCTCCTATCGTTAGCTTCAATCTGGTCTCCCAGTCCTTAGGCCAGCCTCTAagtccctgccccccacccccagagcttCTGGAAATCCAGCAGCTTAGTGCTCTGTTGCCGCCCCCAGTCTGAAGCCGCTATCCAAGAGCCTACCGTCCATCCAGCAGCTGCACCCCGCTACCCCAAGGAGTTGCAGCCACATCTTGCTGAGCCATACGCTGGGGCTGCCTGTAGGGAAAGTATGTGCCCATACCCCGTGACCTCTCTGCCCATCCCAGTCCTGACTCTATGGCCCAGATGACCATCCTTCCCCCGCCCCCAGGCACCCGAGCTACTACTTCCAAAGGCTGCCTCTCTCCGCCAAGATCTTCTGTTTCTCCAAGACCAGCGGGATCTCCAAAGAGGAAATCTTCACGTGAAGACCAGTCTGCCTCTGGGACCATCCACCCAGGGTACGCTGACTTTTCAGACCCAGCATTCCTTCCAGTTTGCGCCACACGGGCTTCCTGAAGTGCTAAGAACCCCACTGCCACAGTGTGCTGAAGCATGCTTGCTTGTTTCAGCTGTACAGCAAGCCTTTGGCTCTCTGCACTGCCGTTCTCCCCAGGTACAGAGCAGGAAGCTCGGGGCACAAGGCTTAGAAGCCTGGCCACATGGTAGAATGAAGGTCGAttggtttgcttttattatttttttcggtatgtatctctgtgtagcccaggatggctttcaaaacttgagatcctcctgcctcttcctcccaaagcctacaccaccactgccagcaAGAGCTTGGATATAAACCTAGGCAGTCAGATGTGGACCTAACTGGGCAACCCTCCATTTGCCAAGTATTTAATCATTGCCATcagaatgttcttctgtgtgcgtgcgtgcgtgcgtgcgtgcgtgcgtgcgtgcgtgcgtgtaggtcagaggacaacttggttgtctattctctcctcctaccatgtgggtcccaggagtcaagctcaggtagtcaggcttagcagcaaacacctttacctgctaagcctgATGGCCCAGAGtgtattctgttgttttgttgttgtttcttaaaCCAGGGTCTGGCTAAGTAGCCTAAGCTGACCTCAGAAAAGCAATCTGTTCCCTCAGCTACCCAAATGCTGGCATGATAGCCTTGCACCACCATCTTTGGCCAAATGGTTAtcttgaactgttttttttttaagattttatttatttattatgtatataacagtctgcttctgtgtatatctgcacaccagaagagggcaccagatctcattacagatggttgtgagccaccatgtggttgctgggaatggaactcaggacctctggaagaacagccagtgctcttaacctctgagccgtctctccagcaccTTGAACTCTTAATATACTTGTATAGTAACAACTCTTAGGTCCCTCTGCTCTAAAGAATAATTgtgttcccttctccccctctaaTTGCTCCCTCCCTCTTCATCTGGCAGGAATCAGGCTTAGTTCCCATGGCTCCCTAACCCCTATGTCAGCTCATCAGTAAGCCCTCAGAGTCCCAACTCCAGGCTTCCGAATCAGCCCCGCCATACTAGCACACAACTCAAGGAATTCCCAGAGACAGCTGGCCTAGCTAAAGAAGGCTCAAcatcatccttagctatatagcaagtttgaggctagcctgtgctacattagatcttgcctcaaaagaaaataagggcTCGGTggagtggcatacacctttagtcctagtactCAGAAGTTAGAGGCGGAAgggtctctttgagttccaggatagccagggccacataaaggagaaacaaataaaaagtgtGGTGTCTCATGTGGGCCCTAGAGTCGGGTCAGATTTTCCCCAGAAGGAAACAGGAACACATAATGCAAACTGTCACCAACCGTGCTGAGGAGGCTGGactctgtgtggggggggggggagacagaaaCTGAGGTAGCTGGTTGTGTGTCAGAGACTGGTGGCCCGTAGGGTAGAAGGCAGGAAAGTGCAGGCTGAAGCCTTAAAGGTAGCATCCTTGAGATAGGGACTCTGGAAATGGGGCATGAAGTCATAAGACCACAAACTACCTCCCCTCTGTCACCTCCAGAGCTGCTGCAGATCAAGGCGTCCCAAGAAAAGGAGCAGAAGGAGGACATGGGGCAGAccctgaagaaactggaggacCTGGTGACAC
It contains:
- the Haus5 gene encoding HAUS augmin-like complex subunit 5 isoform X3, which gives rise to MEDLRQKVRELSRWAAEEMEAPRAAVPGEPALRRMCLGQGADIWAYIVQHVRSQRSVKTVRGNLLWYGHQDNSKVRRKLELEATVARLRAESQKLDQSLELMDQETEAQDMTIAQTLQSLKETQHRTLLLQAKGRAVQRQQCGLQGPMKRLQNQLSHLQDMQRKAKVDVAFGPPVSAAPALEPGVLCDVQTACSLRTQFLQNLLIPQARGGSILPQDDDHFRSSHQQWLSSVETLLTNHPAGHILAALKYLAAEREKEIWSLCSGDGLKEEAPSSPQAPEPSSSRQALPPVVHLIQEGWQAIGALYTERNVLLEEHQALTGRLQSLVEEVVGRHAPGSSERKALLLGLKCSGRKAELTSLRAQCQELKNAVGSRKLLLRELQAKQQQILRWRQLVEETQERIRLLIKDNSVSKTRLSQGPEEVLALMQQKVVPTSEAVAPQSQELLHCLKKEAQHLPHIQLGPLLSLKPLSKSLPSIQQLHPATPRSCSHILLSHTLGLPVGKAPELLLPKAASLRQDLLFLQDQRDLQRGNLHVKTSLPLGPSTQELLQIKASQEKEQKEDMGQTLKKLEDLVTQSLEQIPKLQWLVGDWWEQPGQATLSGEPCQGLSLPQWQLRWAQACRALQQPNK
- the Haus5 gene encoding HAUS augmin-like complex subunit 5 isoform X2 — its product is MEDLRQKVRELSRWAAEEMEAPRAAVPGEPALRRMCLGQGADIWAYIVQHVRSQRSVKTVRGNLLWYGHQDNSKVRRKLELEATVARLRAESQKLDQSLELMDQETEAQDMTIAQTLQSLKETQHRTLLLQAKGRAVQRQQCGLQGPMKRLQNQLSHLQDMQRKAKVDVAFGPPVSAAPALEPGVLCDVQTACSLRTQFLQNLLIPQARGGSILPQDDDHFRSSHQQWLSSVETLLTNHPAGHILAALKYLAAEREKEIWSLCSGDGLKEEAPSSPQAPEPSSSRQALPPVVHLIQEGWQAIGALYTERNVLLEEHQALTGRLQSLVEEVVGRHAPGSSERKALLLGLKCSGRKAELTSLRAQCQELKNAVGSRKLLLRELQAKQQQILRWRQLVEETQERIRLLIKDNSVSKTRLSQGPEEVLALMQQKVVPTSEAVAPQSQELLHCLKKEAQHLPHIQLGPLLRYHAKGLKPLSKSLPSIQQLHPATPRSCSHILLSHTLGLPVGKAPELLLPKAASLRQDLLFLQDQRDLQRGNLHVKTSLPLGPSTQELLQIKASQEKEQKEDMGQTLKKLEDLVTQSLEQIPKLQWLVGDWWEQPGQATLSGEPCQGLSLPQWQLRWAQACRALQQPNK